One genomic window of Arachis stenosperma cultivar V10309 chromosome 10, arast.V10309.gnm1.PFL2, whole genome shotgun sequence includes the following:
- the LOC130956686 gene encoding uncharacterized protein LOC130956686, whose amino-acid sequence MEAFANYQSNEEEARSKLKTIIILEGPQFSTTTSAEGIISLKPEASWTEEDRKKVELNAKAVNLLNCAINFEKYRRVSRCTTTKEIWDKLQITHEGITIVKKTRIDMLNREYEMFSMKEGESIDKMFERFNIIIVGLDALGITYPDSVLVRRVLRCLTKE is encoded by the exons ATGGAAGCTTTTGCAAACTATCAGAgtaatgaagaagaagctagAAGCAAGCTAAAGACCATt ATTATCCTGGAGGGTCCTCAATTTTCAACCACCACAAGTGCTGAAGGAATAATCTCTCTTAAACCCGAAGCAAGCTGGACCGAAGAAGACAGAAAGAAGGTGGAGCTCAATGCTAAAGCTGTCAACTTGCTCAACTGTGCTATCAACTTTGAGAAATACCGACgggtatcacgatgcacaacgaCAAAGGAAATCTGGGATAAACTtcaaatcactcatgaaggaatCACCATAGTGAAGAAGACTAGGATAGACATGCTGAACAGAGAATATGAAATGTTctcaatgaaggaaggagaatcaaTAGATAAAATGTTTGAAAGATTTAACATTATCATTGTTGGCTTGGATGCTCTGGGAATTACATATCCTGATTCTGTGCTTGTGAGGAGAGTTTTGAGATGTCTCACAAAAGAGTAG